The nucleotide sequence AAATCGACACTTTCGTCAGTTCCTGCACGGTCCCAGGCCGCCGGCGTGCAGCAATCGACCCTTTCGTCAGTTCCTGCACGGTCCCAGGCCGCCGGCGTGCAGGAATCGACACTTTCGTCAGTTCCTGCACGGTCGCGGGGTCGCCGGGCGTGCAGAAATCGACACTTTCGTCAGTTGCTGCACGGTCGCGCGCCGGCCGGGGCCGGGGGACGCGGGGTCAGTCGAGCTGCTCGGCCTCCTCGCGCAGCCGGGCGAGGCGCGCGTTGTAGGCGGTGAGGTCGGCGTCGCCGTCGCGGTCGGCCTGGCGGTCGAGGCGGGCGGTCTCGCGGGTCTCGCTGCGGAACCACTGGACGGCGACGATGACGGCCAGCGTCAGGGTCGGGGCCTCGCCGATGCCCCACGCGATCTCGCCGGCGGTGTGCTGGTCCGCGAGCGCGTCGGGACCCCACGGCAGGTTGATGGCGGTGAAGAAGTCCGGCGCGAGCACCGACGAGCTGCCGGTGAGCGCCACCCCGAAGAACGCGTGGAACGACACCGTCGCGAAGAGGATGACGAGCAGCATGAGCGGCGACCACCGCGGCACCCCGGGGTCGATGCCGATCATCACCCAGACGAACAGGTACCCGGTGAGGAGGAAGTGGGCCATCATCAGCAGGTGGCCCGTGTGGGTCGTCAGGGCCAGCTCGAAGAGGCCGGTGTAGTAGAACGCGGCGAGGCTGAAGAAGAACACGGCCGCGGCGACGACCGGGTTGGCGAGCACCCGCATCGCCCGCGAGTGCACGACCTGGAGCAGCAGCTCGCGCGGGCCCCACGTCTTGTCGCGCCGGGCGCTCAGCGTGCGCAGAGCCATCGTCACGGGGGCCGCGGGCACGAGCAGCAGCGGCACGATCATCGCGACGACCATGTGCATGACCATGTGGGCGCTGAACAGCACCCGGCCCCAGATGCCGGGCGCCCCGCACGTGGCCCAGACGAACAGCGCCCAGCCGAGCGTCCACGCGACGACGCGCAGCACCGGCCAGGCGTCTCCCCGGCGCCGCAGCCGCACGTAGCCGGCGACGTAGAGGCCCACGGCCAGCACCGCGATGCCGACGAAGAGCCAGTCGATGCGCCACGCGAGCAGCCAGTCGGCGCCGGTGTACGGCCCGGGGTCGGGGTAGCCGGTCAGCTCGAGGACGATGCCGGGGTCGGGGAGGGCGTCGGGCACCGGCGGGATGCTGCGCGCGAGCACCGACGCGAGCCCGACCGCGACGCCCATGACGGCGAGCTCGGTGACGGCCAGGCGCGCGAAGGCCCGTCCGTCCGACGGGTCCTCGGCCAGCCGCCCGGCGATCGTGCGCCGCTGCTGCGCCCCGAGCACGGCGAGCGCCGCGATGGCGACGACCTTGCCGAGCAGCACGACCCCGTAGGTGGTGGTCAGGCCGTCGAGCGAGCCGATGCGGATCCACGCCTGGACGAGCCCGGAGAGGCCGACGGCGGCGATGGCCCAGGTCGCGAGCACCGAGAAGCGCGCGACGGACGCGCCGAGGTCGCGGCCCAGCGCGCGGCGCATCATGACGAGCGCGAGGAGCCCGCCGACCCAGACGCTGACGCCGAGCAGGTGCACGGCCAGGCCGTTGACGGCGTCCTCGTGGCTGGCCGAGCCGGCCGAGTGGCCGTTGAGCGCGTGGACGACGATCGCGACGAGGCTGAGCGCCGCGAGCCAGGCCATCGACGCCCGGCTGCGCGCCAGCCCGACGGTGACGGCCACGACGAGCGCGACGCCGGCGGCGATGACGAGGACCCGGGTGGTCTCGAGCGCCCAGGCGAAGGACAGCAGCTGGGGCAGCAGGTCGGGCGAGGTGAGCGGCGTGCCGGAGAGGTCGGCGAAGGTGAGGACGACCTCGAGCACCGCCGCGACCGCCCACAGCGCACCCGTGGCGCCGGCGAGGCGCCGGGCGGTGCCGCGGCGGTCGGTGCGCGCGCGCTCGGGCGCGAGGAAGACGGCGAGGAGCAGCAGGCCGAGGGTCGTGGAGGAGGCGATGTTGCCCACGGTCGCGACCACCGGGACGCCCCAGCGCACCGCGGGGCCGGGATCGGCGAGCGCCAGCGGGTCGGCCGCGCCGGTGAGCGCCGCGGCCGGCACGAGCGCCACGAGCGCGGCCGCGAGGGTCAGCAGGAGCGGCCGCAGCCAGCGCGCGACGTCGCCGTCGTCGCCGGTCCGGTCGCCCGCGGGGCGGCTGCTCGGCAGGGAGGTCACACCCCCCAGCGTAGGTACTGTGGTCGACATGTCCCTGCACCCACCTGCCCCGACCGGCTTCGCCGAGGTCGTCGACGCGTGGGCGCACACCGTCCGCTCGGTCACCGACCTCGGCCGCGCGCTGCGCCCCGGTGACGCCGAGCGCCCCACCGACTGCCCCGGCTGGACGGTGGCCGACCAGCTCGCCCACGTCCTCGGCGGCGAGTCGATGGTGGCCGGCGACCCCGACCCCGAGGTCGACGTCAGCGGCTACGACTACCTGCGCCACGACTTCGGGGTGCGGCACGAGAAGTTCGTCGAGGCCCGGCGCGGGCGCTCGCCGGAGGACCTCGTCGACGAGCTCGACTGGCGCCTCGAGGAGCGCCTCGCGGTCTACCGCGCCGAGGGCGTCACCGGCGAGGAGGAGGTCCGCGGGCCGTTCGGCCGCACGACGCTGGCCGACCTCGTCGGCATCCGCACCTTCGACGTGTGGATGCACGAGCAGGACCTGCGCGAGGCCCTCGACCGGCCCGGTGGCCTCGACACCCCCGCAGCGGCCCTGAGCGTCAGCCGGCTCTTCGCCGTCCTGCCGCGGGTCGTCGCGCGCGACGCGCAGGTCGGCCCCGGCCACGCCGTCGTCCTCGACCTCACCGGCCCGACCGTCGGCCGCGCCGGCGCCCGGGTCGAGGAGGAGGACGGCCGCGCGGTCGGCATCCCCCTGTTCAGCGGCGAGGACGCCGACCACCCCGACGTCGTGACGACCTCGATCTCGATGTCGACGCGGGTGGCGATGCGGCTCGCCGGCGGTCGTCGTGCGCCGGAGGACCTGCCGGTCACGATCCAGGGCGACGAGGCCGTCGGGCGCCGCGTGCTCACGGCCCTGGCCATCACCCCCTGATGGCGCGCTTCTCGACGTCGACCCGGTCGGCCGCAACGATCAGTGCCGAGCCGGCGGAGGTCTGGGCGACGCTGACCGACCCCGACGAGATCGCCCGGCTGACGCCCTTCCTCCACCGCGTCACCGAGCGCGGCGAGCACTGGGTCTGGGAGATGACCCGCGTGCCGGTGCTCGGCAAGAGCTTCTCGTTCTCGTTCACCGAGCGGATGACGTTCGACGAGCCGCACCGCATCGACTTCGCGCACGACCCGGCGGCCGGCCTCGCCGAGGAGTCCGCCGGGGTCGAGGGCTGGTACGCGCTGCAACCGCGTTCCGGCGGAACGCATCTCGAGACGTCGATGACGATCTCGGTCGACCTCCCGTTCCCCGCCCTCACGAAGCCGGCGGTCAACACCGCGATGAAGGGCGTCGTGACGCTCATGGGCCAGCGCTTCGCCCAGAACCTCCTCACCCACCTCGGCGCCCGCTCGCTCTGACGCCCGGCCCGCGGCGCCCGACGTCGCCGCGCCTGTCGAAGGTCGGCCCGGAACGGCACCGACCCCTCCCGATGTAGTTGTATGCTGCAAACAACTGCCCGCCCCGGACGCCCGCGTCCACACCCACCCCGAGGAGGTCCGATGCCCTTCAGCGCCGCCTCGTCGACACCGACCGCCGTCCTCGGCGACGAGCTCGTCCGCGTGCTCAAGCTCATGCACGTCGCCAAGGGCCGGGCCCCCCGCATGCACGAGCAGGTCGACCCGATGGCCTACCCGCTCCTGTTCAACCTCGTCCGCACCCCGCTGCGCGTCTCGGCCCTCGCCGAGGCGGTGCACTCCGACGTCTCGACCGTGAGCCGCCAGGTGAGCACCCTCGTCGAGCACGGCCTCGTCGTCCGCGAGCCCGACCCCGACGACGGCCG is from Arthrobacter sp. NEB 688 and encodes:
- a CDS encoding cytochrome c oxidase assembly protein, which encodes MTSLPSSRPAGDRTGDDGDVARWLRPLLLTLAAALVALVPAAALTGAADPLALADPGPAVRWGVPVVATVGNIASSTTLGLLLLAVFLAPERARTDRRGTARRLAGATGALWAVAAVLEVVLTFADLSGTPLTSPDLLPQLLSFAWALETTRVLVIAAGVALVVAVTVGLARSRASMAWLAALSLVAIVVHALNGHSAGSASHEDAVNGLAVHLLGVSVWVGGLLALVMMRRALGRDLGASVARFSVLATWAIAAVGLSGLVQAWIRIGSLDGLTTTYGVVLLGKVVAIAALAVLGAQQRRTIAGRLAEDPSDGRAFARLAVTELAVMGVAVGLASVLARSIPPVPDALPDPGIVLELTGYPDPGPYTGADWLLAWRIDWLFVGIAVLAVGLYVAGYVRLRRRGDAWPVLRVVAWTLGWALFVWATCGAPGIWGRVLFSAHMVMHMVVAMIVPLLLVPAAPVTMALRTLSARRDKTWGPRELLLQVVHSRAMRVLANPVVAAAVFFFSLAAFYYTGLFELALTTHTGHLLMMAHFLLTGYLFVWVMIGIDPGVPRWSPLMLLVILFATVSFHAFFGVALTGSSSVLAPDFFTAINLPWGPDALADQHTAGEIAWGIGEAPTLTLAVIVAVQWFRSETRETARLDRQADRDGDADLTAYNARLARLREEAEQLD
- a CDS encoding maleylpyruvate isomerase family mycothiol-dependent enzyme, with translation MSLHPPAPTGFAEVVDAWAHTVRSVTDLGRALRPGDAERPTDCPGWTVADQLAHVLGGESMVAGDPDPEVDVSGYDYLRHDFGVRHEKFVEARRGRSPEDLVDELDWRLEERLAVYRAEGVTGEEEVRGPFGRTTLADLVGIRTFDVWMHEQDLREALDRPGGLDTPAAALSVSRLFAVLPRVVARDAQVGPGHAVVLDLTGPTVGRAGARVEEEDGRAVGIPLFSGEDADHPDVVTTSISMSTRVAMRLAGGRRAPEDLPVTIQGDEAVGRRVLTALAITP
- a CDS encoding SRPBCC family protein produces the protein MARFSTSTRSAATISAEPAEVWATLTDPDEIARLTPFLHRVTERGEHWVWEMTRVPVLGKSFSFSFTERMTFDEPHRIDFAHDPAAGLAEESAGVEGWYALQPRSGGTHLETSMTISVDLPFPALTKPAVNTAMKGVVTLMGQRFAQNLLTHLGARSL
- a CDS encoding MarR family transcriptional regulator; translated protein: MPFSAASSTPTAVLGDELVRVLKLMHVAKGRAPRMHEQVDPMAYPLLFNLVRTPLRVSALAEAVHSDVSTVSRQVSTLVEHGLVVREPDPDDGRAHVLAVTDEGTALLVAIREGRDRWLQGLLADWSDDDVRTLTRHLARLAADLEASFSDPTARSTR